The following proteins are co-located in the Clostridiales bacterium genome:
- the fba gene encoding class II fructose-1,6-bisphosphate aldolase — translation MAFVTTKDMFAKALKSDHAVGAFNVNNMEIIQGIVDAATIENAPLILQVSAGARKYAKPTYLVKLVEAAIEDSGLDIALHLDHGEDFEICKKCVDDGFTSVMIDGSKHSFEDNIALTKQVVEYAHAKGVVVEAELGKLAGIEDDIKVDARSATFTDPDEAAEFVERTGVDSLAISIGTSHGAYKFKGDPFLDFERLQKISSLIPNTPLVLHGASTVLPEFVALCNQYGGNIPGAQGVPEDMIRTAAKYGICKVNIDTDLRLAMTAEIRKIFMENPAEFDPRKYLGPARDAIQKMVQHKIKNVLGASNTR, via the coding sequence ATGGCATTTGTAACAACAAAAGACATGTTTGCAAAGGCTTTAAAAAGCGACCACGCTGTTGGAGCCTTCAATGTAAACAACATGGAAATTATCCAGGGTATCGTTGATGCCGCAACGATTGAAAACGCACCCCTGATTCTTCAGGTATCTGCTGGTGCAAGAAAATACGCAAAACCTACTTACCTTGTAAAGCTGGTAGAAGCTGCGATTGAGGACTCCGGTCTTGACATTGCACTTCATCTTGACCACGGTGAAGACTTCGAAATCTGTAAGAAGTGTGTTGATGACGGTTTTACATCCGTTATGATCGACGGTTCTAAGCATTCCTTTGAGGATAACATCGCTTTGACCAAGCAGGTAGTTGAATACGCACACGCAAAAGGCGTTGTTGTAGAAGCTGAGCTTGGTAAACTTGCCGGTATTGAAGATGATATCAAGGTTGACGCTCGTTCCGCTACCTTCACAGATCCTGATGAAGCAGCTGAATTCGTAGAAAGAACAGGCGTTGATTCACTGGCTATCTCCATCGGTACAAGCCATGGCGCTTATAAATTCAAGGGCGATCCTTTCCTTGATTTTGAAAGACTGCAGAAGATCAGCAGCCTGATCCCCAACACTCCTCTTGTTCTTCACGGAGCATCCACGGTCCTGCCTGAATTCGTTGCTCTTTGCAACCAGTACGGCGGAAATATCCCCGGAGCACAGGGTGTACCGGAAGATATGATCAGAACAGCTGCAAAATATGGTATCTGTAAGGTTAACATCGATACAGACCTTAGATTGGCTATGACTGCTGAAATCAGAAAAATCTTTATGGAAAATCCTGCAGAATTCGACCCAAGAAAATACCTCGGACCTGCAAGAGATGCAATCCAGAAGATGGTTCAGCATAAGATTAAAAACGTTCTTGGCGCAAGCAACACAAGATAG
- a CDS encoding DMT family transporter — translation MGRHMNSLDSRVKGFLFVMITCIAYGLMPALTQLSYQSELSVSTMLVGRIGFGAVLIWMTIFLRRLPYKVERKHLVFMLFTGCASVVQMISMSESYRYLPGAITSLLMFLYVSIVVIIEVLVGRERFDRTRSLCLVCSFGGLFLVIWTPGEGIELNWTGVILALAAAFFYGLYAIGLGEKRTRALDSEVVIGYMLLPPLFFSLVRCLVAGEPVLPQTLRQAWYIVLLAFLCVFVAAISFCKGVKYIGSSNAAIFNTVEPVIAYFAGILLMNDKVSSGAVLGGALILGSVIYLNLEKRMTSSQKRSAILQKSVPYNAKTEPLE, via the coding sequence ATGGGGCGTCATATGAATTCTTTGGATTCCAGGGTAAAGGGTTTTCTCTTCGTTATGATCACTTGTATCGCATATGGCCTGATGCCAGCGTTGACGCAATTGTCCTATCAATCAGAATTGAGCGTAAGCACAATGCTGGTCGGGAGAATCGGATTTGGGGCAGTACTCATCTGGATGACGATTTTCCTCAGACGTCTTCCCTATAAGGTGGAGCGAAAGCATCTTGTCTTTATGCTGTTCACTGGCTGTGCGTCTGTCGTGCAGATGATTTCTATGAGTGAGAGTTATCGTTACCTTCCGGGAGCTATTACCTCTCTTCTAATGTTTTTATATGTCAGCATTGTCGTTATCATTGAAGTTCTAGTAGGCAGAGAGCGGTTTGACAGAACTAGAAGTCTATGTCTGGTATGCTCATTTGGTGGGCTTTTCCTCGTGATCTGGACACCTGGTGAGGGAATCGAACTGAACTGGACAGGGGTGATTCTTGCTCTGGCGGCTGCATTTTTCTACGGTTTGTATGCCATTGGGCTGGGTGAGAAGCGTACAAGAGCGCTTGATTCGGAAGTCGTGATTGGATATATGCTGCTTCCGCCACTTTTCTTTAGTCTGGTTCGCTGTCTGGTCGCAGGTGAGCCAGTTCTTCCTCAGACATTGAGGCAGGCCTGGTACATTGTTTTGCTTGCATTTCTTTGTGTCTTTGTCGCAGCGATTTCCTTTTGTAAGGGAGTAAAATATATTGGATCAAGCAATGCAGCTATCTTTAATACCGTTGAACCAGTCATTGCATATTTTGCAGGAATCCTTCTCATGAATGATAAGGTGTCATCGGGCGCAGTTCTGGGAGGAGCCCTCATTTTAGGTTCGGTGATTTATCTCAATCTGGAAAAAAGAATGACTTCTTCTCAGAAGAGGTCTGCTATTCTTCAAAAATCAGTTCCTTATAACGCAAAAACAGAGCCTCTGGAGTGA
- a CDS encoding histidinol-phosphatase, with protein MLEFHTHTYRCKHAQGDIPDLARQAEQSGYTVLGISDHTPLPKDQDIEIRMSLNEVDNYIQAFHTAQEAHPSLKMLLGLETEYFKEFEGFYKEELFGKWGMDYLIQAQHLFHCDGSLVYFWKEKPGADKKVLKAYAEAVVAGIESQIFSLLAHPDLFGVFYAPWDEETAACSRYMIEAAQAYNMPLEINGNGFRKGITDICGIKRFQYPLDPFWEIASGYDVKVLVNSDAHHPSELKPSVEGLALAEKYQLKFAELSDIRLKEKKKAVKEGAISGAESQQ; from the coding sequence ATGTTAGAATTTCATACTCATACTTACCGATGTAAGCACGCACAGGGAGATATTCCCGATTTAGCCCGTCAGGCTGAGCAGAGCGGTTATACCGTCCTTGGCATCTCGGATCATACTCCGCTGCCGAAGGATCAGGATATAGAGATCAGAATGAGTCTCAATGAGGTGGATAATTATATACAGGCATTTCATACTGCTCAGGAAGCTCACCCCAGCCTGAAGATGCTCCTGGGATTGGAAACTGAGTATTTTAAAGAATTTGAGGGATTTTATAAAGAAGAACTGTTTGGCAAATGGGGAATGGATTATCTGATTCAGGCTCAGCATCTATTCCATTGTGACGGCAGCTTGGTCTATTTCTGGAAGGAAAAGCCAGGCGCTGACAAGAAGGTGCTCAAAGCCTATGCGGAAGCGGTGGTTGCAGGCATCGAGTCTCAAATTTTCAGCCTTCTTGCCCATCCTGATCTTTTTGGTGTCTTTTATGCTCCCTGGGATGAAGAAACGGCAGCCTGCTCCCGCTATATGATAGAAGCGGCACAGGCTTATAACATGCCTCTGGAAATTAACGGAAATGGTTTTCGTAAAGGAATTACGGATATTTGCGGCATCAAGCGGTTTCAATATCCACTCGATCCCTTTTGGGAGATCGCATCCGGGTATGATGTGAAGGTGCTCGTCAATTCAGATGCCCATCATCCCTCAGAACTTAAGCCCTCGGTGGAGGGTCTGGCTCTGGCAGAGAAATATCAGTTAAAATTTGCTGAGCTGTCAGACATCCGTCTCAAGGAGAAAAAGAAAGCGGTAAAAGAAGGTGCCATCAGTGGAGCTGAATCTCAACAATAA
- the ilvN gene encoding acetolactate synthase small subunit: protein MKHTISVLVENKAGVLARISGLFARRGFNIDSLAVGTTEDKNISRITLLVDGDDYIAEQVTKQLNKQIDVIKVRKLDQEEITRRELVLVKVKMSADQRGEIIDIVKIMQGEIVDISHTTLTVEMSDKPEKIDLLIDLLTPYNIVEVARTGTIALQKGAAIV, encoded by the coding sequence ATGAAGCACACAATATCAGTATTAGTAGAAAATAAGGCGGGGGTCCTGGCTAGAATCTCAGGTCTCTTTGCCAGAAGAGGCTTTAACATCGACAGCTTGGCGGTGGGAACTACGGAAGATAAAAACATCTCCCGAATCACCCTACTGGTTGACGGGGATGATTATATCGCAGAGCAGGTTACCAAGCAGCTGAACAAGCAGATCGACGTCATCAAGGTCAGAAAGCTGGATCAGGAAGAAATCACCAGAAGAGAGCTGGTCTTGGTCAAAGTGAAAATGTCAGCAGATCAACGGGGTGAAATCATTGACATCGTAAAAATTATGCAGGGTGAAATCGTAGATATTTCCCATACCACGCTGACTGTCGAAATGAGCGATAAGCCTGAGAAGATAGACCTTCTTATCGATCTACTGACACCATATAACATCGTCGAGGTTGCGAGAACCGGAACCATTGCACTGCAAAAGGGCGCAGCCATCGTTTAA
- the ilvN gene encoding acetolactate synthase small subunit: protein MKHVLSALVNNTPGVTSRVSSLFRRRGYNIDSFIGSSTEDERFSRLTIVVRGDDIVIAQVISQLQKLEDIISIEDIQQESMISKVLLFMKVKADVDDRVGIIVVANACNARVIEMSKDYLILEALDSEDRITEMIEIFKPYGIIELVKTGVVAMKR, encoded by the coding sequence ATGAAGCACGTGTTATCCGCACTGGTAAACAATACCCCGGGTGTGACCAGCAGAGTATCAAGCCTGTTCCGGAGAAGAGGCTACAACATTGATTCCTTTATCGGCAGCTCTACGGAGGATGAGCGGTTTTCCAGACTGACCATCGTCGTGCGGGGAGACGATATCGTGATTGCCCAGGTAATCAGTCAGCTGCAAAAGCTCGAGGATATTATATCCATTGAAGATATTCAGCAGGAAAGCATGATCAGCAAGGTACTCTTGTTTATGAAGGTGAAGGCGGATGTAGACGACCGAGTCGGCATTATTGTGGTTGCAAACGCGTGCAATGCCAGAGTGATAGAAATGAGTAAGGATTACTTGATTCTTGAAGCACTGGATTCGGAAGACAGAATTACCGAGATGATAGAAATTTTCAAGCCGTACGGTATTATTGAGTTGGTGAAAACCGGCGTAGTCGCAATGAAGAGGTAA
- a CDS encoding branched-chain amino acid aminotransferase, which produces MNYEFKVTKTLSPKQKPDPDTLEFGKVFSDHMFVMNYTEGKGWHDGRVVPYAPITLDPAAAVLHYAQEMFEGLKAYKTKEGKILLFRPDMNAKRTTKTNDRICIPALDEELFVEAIKAVVRVDADWVPEKEGTSLYIRPFIIATEPFLGVRSAKEYLFMVILSPVGAYYKGGLAPTKIFVEDEYVRAAHGGTGYSKIGGNYVAGLKSQEKAHDKGYSQVLWLDGTERKYVEEIGTSNAFFVIDGEVITAPLEGTILPGITRDSVIHLLKDWGITVSERRLTIDEVYEAYDSGKLSEVFASGTAAVISPVGELCWKERKIQIHDGEIGELSQKLYDVLSGIQLGNVEDKFGWTVEV; this is translated from the coding sequence ATGAACTACGAATTTAAAGTAACCAAAACGCTATCTCCAAAGCAAAAGCCGGACCCGGACACGCTGGAATTCGGAAAAGTCTTTTCCGACCATATGTTTGTCATGAATTATACCGAGGGTAAAGGCTGGCATGACGGCAGAGTTGTGCCGTATGCACCGATTACTTTGGATCCGGCGGCGGCGGTGCTTCATTACGCCCAGGAAATGTTTGAAGGACTCAAGGCCTATAAAACAAAGGAAGGAAAAATTCTTCTGTTCCGTCCGGATATGAATGCAAAAAGAACAACCAAGACAAACGACAGAATCTGTATTCCGGCTCTTGATGAAGAGCTTTTCGTAGAAGCCATCAAGGCAGTGGTCCGTGTGGATGCTGACTGGGTGCCGGAAAAAGAAGGAACGTCTCTTTATATCAGACCTTTTATCATTGCTACCGAGCCCTTTCTGGGTGTCCGGTCGGCCAAGGAATATCTGTTTATGGTAATCCTATCTCCTGTTGGAGCCTATTATAAAGGCGGCCTTGCTCCCACCAAGATCTTTGTTGAAGATGAGTATGTGAGAGCAGCCCACGGCGGTACTGGATACAGCAAGATCGGCGGAAATTATGTAGCCGGCCTCAAATCCCAGGAAAAAGCCCACGATAAGGGCTACTCTCAGGTGCTTTGGCTCGACGGTACAGAACGAAAGTATGTTGAGGAAATCGGTACGTCCAATGCCTTTTTCGTGATCGACGGTGAAGTGATCACCGCTCCGCTGGAAGGTACCATTCTTCCCGGTATTACAAGAGATTCCGTGATTCATCTTCTTAAGGACTGGGGCATCACAGTCTCAGAGAGAAGACTCACCATCGACGAAGTCTATGAAGCCTATGACAGCGGCAAGCTGTCCGAGGTATTTGCATCGGGAACCGCAGCAGTGATTTCCCCGGTGGGAGAGCTCTGCTGGAAGGAGCGGAAGATCCAGATTCATGACGGTGAAATCGGAGAGCTTTCCCAGAAACTCTACGATGTGCTTTCGGGGATACAGCTTGGAAATGTTGAAGATAAATTCGGATGGACAGTTGAAGTTTAG
- a CDS encoding nicotinate phosphoribosyltransferase, with protein MIENHNMTLLTDFYELTMANGYFETGMADDIAFFDLFFRKIPDGGGFAIMAGLDQLIGYLKNLNFDERDMEYLREKDMFSEGFLNYLKDFKFECDVWAVPEGTPVFPGEPLVTVRGPVIQAQFIETIMLLAINHQSLIATKANRIVRAAQGRSVMEFGTRRAHGGSGAVHGARAAYIGGCIGTACAVAERDFKVPAMGTMAHSWVQMFPSEYESFKAYAEVYPDNCILLVDTYNVLKSGIPNAIKVFKEMKPQKMGIRIDSGDVTYLTKKARAMLDKAGLKECSIVVSNSLDEYIIRDVIGQGACIDSFGVGERLITSKSEPVFGGVYKLAALEKDGVLVPKMKISENVEKITDPGFKTVYRLFDKDTDKAIADVITLDHEKIPEGSEYEIFDPKVIWKRKKVSNFYAKNLRVPIFLKGVCVYESPDIDAIRDYCKEQIDTLWEEILRFENPHEYYVDLSKDLWELKTKLIEEYQK; from the coding sequence ATGATAGAGAATCATAATATGACCTTGCTGACTGATTTTTATGAACTGACCATGGCCAACGGCTATTTCGAAACCGGTATGGCTGACGATATAGCATTTTTCGATCTGTTTTTCAGAAAGATTCCCGATGGGGGAGGCTTTGCCATTATGGCAGGGCTGGATCAGCTGATTGGATATCTTAAAAACCTCAATTTTGACGAACGGGACATGGAATATTTGAGAGAGAAGGATATGTTCAGCGAAGGATTTCTGAACTATTTGAAAGACTTTAAATTTGAATGTGATGTCTGGGCAGTTCCTGAAGGAACTCCTGTATTTCCGGGAGAACCGTTGGTTACCGTAAGGGGACCTGTGATCCAGGCTCAATTTATAGAAACCATTATGCTTTTGGCCATCAATCATCAGAGCTTGATCGCAACAAAAGCAAACCGCATTGTGCGGGCGGCCCAGGGCCGCAGTGTCATGGAATTCGGTACGAGAAGAGCCCACGGTGGTTCCGGTGCGGTTCACGGTGCGAGAGCAGCTTATATCGGCGGCTGCATCGGTACGGCATGCGCTGTAGCAGAGCGTGATTTTAAGGTTCCTGCCATGGGTACCATGGCTCACAGCTGGGTTCAGATGTTCCCCAGCGAATACGAGTCTTTTAAAGCCTATGCGGAAGTTTATCCCGACAATTGTATCCTTTTGGTGGATACCTATAATGTCCTGAAATCAGGGATTCCCAACGCAATTAAAGTATTTAAAGAAATGAAGCCCCAGAAGATGGGCATTCGAATCGACAGCGGAGACGTGACCTATCTTACTAAAAAGGCGAGAGCAATGCTGGATAAGGCAGGCCTGAAGGAATGCTCCATTGTAGTTTCCAACTCCCTTGATGAGTACATCATCAGAGACGTGATCGGTCAGGGGGCCTGCATCGATTCCTTCGGCGTAGGGGAGCGGCTGATCACCTCAAAATCAGAGCCTGTTTTCGGTGGCGTATATAAGCTGGCAGCACTGGAAAAGGACGGCGTCCTTGTTCCGAAGATGAAGATCAGCGAGAATGTTGAGAAGATAACCGATCCCGGATTTAAGACGGTGTACCGTCTGTTTGATAAGGATACCGATAAGGCCATTGCAGATGTAATCACCCTTGATCACGAAAAGATTCCAGAGGGAAGCGAGTATGAGATCTTTGATCCCAAGGTGATATGGAAGCGGAAAAAGGTGTCCAACTTCTATGCCAAAAATCTGAGAGTGCCTATTTTTCTAAAAGGCGTCTGTGTCTATGAATCACCTGATATTGATGCCATCAGAGATTACTGCAAAGAGCAGATCGACACCCTTTGGGAAGAGATTCTTCGTTTTGAAAATCCCCACGAGTATTATGTGGATCTGTCAAAAGATTTGTGGGAGCTCAAGACAAAGCTGATTGAAGAGTATCAGAAGTAG
- a CDS encoding DMT family transporter, which produces MKQRKTMYLLMTLLMFAWGLEYIFAKQALDVMESLTLVFFKYSIGFVVVLLIKLKMEGRKLFQKKDIPLFLLCAIFGEVGYFYLEYTAMDFLPVSLITIVLAFVPALSILIERVIYKRKPTKKMNLGILFCIAGIILVIGVDYRILLQGRIVGYLLAFGAVLSWNLYNFLTASLHERYGSVTLTLNQLICTILLVWPFALTHLPDPGTVSMEVVGGILYLGTLSTGIGFIIQVRSLLILGPTVTAIFSNFLPVTTTLFGWLILKETISPVQTLGGAIVIAAGYIVIKEKGRAEEFTDDRES; this is translated from the coding sequence TTGAAGCAACGAAAGACCATGTACCTTTTGATGACCTTGCTCATGTTTGCATGGGGATTGGAATACATCTTTGCAAAGCAGGCACTGGATGTCATGGAGTCGCTAACACTTGTATTTTTTAAATACAGCATCGGGTTTGTCGTAGTGCTGTTAATTAAACTAAAGATGGAAGGTAGGAAGCTTTTTCAGAAGAAAGATATTCCCCTCTTCCTTCTTTGTGCTATCTTCGGAGAAGTCGGATATTTTTATCTGGAATATACGGCAATGGATTTTCTCCCCGTATCACTCATCACCATAGTATTAGCCTTTGTTCCCGCTCTTTCTATTCTCATTGAGCGGGTGATTTATAAAAGGAAACCGACAAAGAAGATGAACCTTGGCATTCTCTTCTGTATCGCTGGTATCATCCTGGTCATCGGTGTGGATTACCGCATCCTGCTCCAGGGTAGAATCGTGGGATATTTGTTGGCTTTCGGCGCGGTGCTTTCCTGGAACCTTTATAACTTCCTGACCGCGTCGCTTCATGAACGTTATGGGAGCGTAACCCTGACCTTGAACCAGCTGATTTGTACAATTCTGTTGGTCTGGCCCTTTGCGCTGACCCATTTGCCCGATCCGGGTACTGTATCCATGGAAGTTGTGGGCGGTATCCTGTATCTTGGAACCCTGAGCACCGGGATTGGATTTATTATTCAGGTAAGGTCATTACTTATTTTGGGCCCTACAGTGACAGCAATATTTTCCAACTTCCTGCCGGTTACAACGACCCTGTTTGGTTGGCTGATTTTAAAGGAGACCATATCGCCTGTCCAAACGCTGGGAGGAGCAATCGTAATTGCTGCAGGATACATCGTAATAAAGGAAAAAGGACGAGCGGAGGAGTTTACCGATGATAGAGAATCATAA
- the uvrA gene encoding excinuclease ABC subunit UvrA, translated as MTKNIVVKGANEHNLKNIDIEIPRDKMVVLTGLSGSGKSSLAFDTIYAEGQRRYVESLSSYARQFLGQMEKPDVEYIEGLSPAISIDQKTTSKNPRSTVGTVTEIHDYLRLMYARIGVPHCPVCGKEIASQSVDQIVDSLMDYPDGTRITVLAPVIRERKGEHEKILERIKKEGFTRVRVDGEILSLSDEPIKLEKTYKHTIEIVIDRIVVKEGSEGRLAESVELALSHGEGLVIGLVQKDAAAEGEDRLYSTKLACPDHGISIEELEPRMFSFNSPFGACPSCNGLGFIQKIDPDLIISDKNLSIDEGALGDVFSSMEFGTFYRQMIEALAKDHGVDLSTPYSKLPVKFKNELLYGTKGRNLQYFYESRSNGSQSYRNHPFEGVINNLERRYQETNSEYIKEKMEQYMSMIPCDVCQGKRLKPEVLAVTVAGKNIAELSELSIREALKFVDSFKLSTKDEIIAHQIVKEIKARLSFLIDVGLDYLSLSRSSGTLSGGESQRIRLATQIGSSLVGVLYILDEPSIGLHQKDNEKLLKTLRNLTDLGNTLIIVEHDEDTMFAADHIIDIGPGAGIHGGQVIAEGDVNAIMACKDSITGQYLTGEKKIEVPEVRRPGNGKFIKVIGATENNLRNVDVKFPLGNFVCVTGVSGSGKSSLVNEILYKTLASEINRAKTKPGKCLEIEGIEHIDKVIDIDQSPIGRTPRSNPATYTGVFTHIRDLFSQLPEAKLRGYSKGRFSFNVKGGRCEACSGDGIIKIEMHFLPDVYVPCEVCKGKRYNRETLEVKYKGKSIFDVLDMNVTEALEFFKHIPPIQRQLETLEEVGLGYIKLGQPSTQLSGGEAQRIKLASELSKRSTGKTMYILDEPTTGLHFADVDKLIQVLNRLVDAGNSVVVIEHNLDVIKTSDHIIDLGPDGGDRGGMIIGEGSPEDIAQIENSYTGEFLKKVLR; from the coding sequence ATGACAAAGAATATTGTTGTGAAAGGTGCTAACGAGCACAATTTGAAAAATATAGATATAGAGATCCCACGGGACAAGATGGTGGTGCTCACAGGATTAAGCGGTTCGGGGAAGTCCTCCCTGGCATTTGATACCATCTATGCTGAGGGTCAGAGAAGATATGTGGAGAGTCTGTCTTCCTATGCGAGACAGTTCCTTGGACAGATGGAAAAACCCGATGTGGAATATATTGAAGGCTTATCCCCCGCAATCTCCATAGACCAGAAAACCACCAGCAAGAATCCCCGTTCTACCGTAGGTACGGTGACTGAAATTCACGACTACCTAAGGTTGATGTATGCGAGAATCGGAGTTCCTCATTGTCCCGTATGCGGCAAGGAAATTGCCAGCCAGTCCGTGGATCAAATCGTAGATAGTCTGATGGACTATCCGGATGGAACGAGGATCACTGTGCTTGCACCAGTCATCAGAGAGCGGAAGGGTGAGCATGAAAAGATTCTTGAAAGAATCAAAAAAGAAGGTTTCACCAGAGTGCGGGTGGATGGAGAAATTCTCTCCCTAAGCGACGAGCCAATCAAGCTGGAAAAAACCTATAAGCATACCATCGAAATCGTGATCGACCGTATTGTGGTTAAGGAAGGCAGTGAGGGGCGGCTTGCGGAGTCCGTTGAACTGGCGCTTAGTCATGGAGAAGGGCTTGTGATCGGATTGGTACAAAAGGATGCGGCCGCAGAAGGGGAAGATCGGCTTTACAGCACAAAACTTGCCTGCCCGGATCACGGAATCAGCATCGAAGAATTGGAACCAAGGATGTTCTCCTTCAATAGTCCGTTTGGTGCCTGCCCATCCTGTAACGGGCTGGGATTTATTCAGAAAATTGATCCGGATTTGATTATATCAGATAAAAATTTGAGCATAGATGAAGGCGCACTGGGAGATGTTTTTTCCTCAATGGAATTCGGAACCTTCTACCGCCAAATGATTGAGGCACTTGCCAAGGATCACGGGGTGGATCTTTCCACACCTTACAGTAAATTGCCTGTAAAATTTAAGAATGAACTTCTGTACGGTACCAAAGGTAGAAATCTTCAGTATTTCTATGAGAGCAGAAGCAACGGCTCCCAGTCCTACAGAAACCATCCCTTTGAAGGAGTTATCAACAACCTGGAACGGCGATATCAGGAGACCAACTCCGAATACATCAAAGAAAAGATGGAGCAGTACATGAGCATGATTCCATGTGATGTCTGCCAGGGTAAGCGACTAAAGCCGGAGGTTTTAGCGGTTACTGTTGCTGGAAAAAACATCGCCGAGCTGTCGGAGCTTTCCATTCGGGAAGCACTGAAGTTTGTGGACAGCTTCAAGCTCAGTACAAAGGATGAGATCATCGCCCACCAAATCGTTAAGGAAATAAAAGCCCGGCTCAGCTTTCTCATCGACGTTGGGTTGGACTATCTGTCCCTGTCCCGTTCCTCAGGAACCTTGTCCGGAGGAGAATCCCAGCGAATTCGTCTGGCTACCCAAATCGGCTCCAGTCTCGTCGGTGTCCTGTACATTCTGGATGAGCCCAGCATTGGACTGCACCAAAAGGATAATGAGAAGCTGCTGAAGACCTTGAGAAACCTCACTGATCTGGGTAATACGCTGATCATCGTCGAACATGATGAGGACACCATGTTTGCAGCGGATCATATCATCGATATCGGACCCGGAGCGGGGATTCACGGCGGTCAGGTTATCGCGGAAGGCGATGTGAACGCCATCATGGCCTGCAAGGATTCCATTACAGGGCAGTACCTCACCGGAGAAAAGAAAATTGAGGTGCCGGAGGTCAGAAGACCGGGCAATGGCAAATTTATCAAAGTAATCGGTGCCACGGAAAATAATCTGCGAAACGTTGATGTCAAATTTCCTTTGGGAAATTTCGTCTGTGTCACTGGTGTTTCCGGTTCGGGCAAAAGCAGCTTGGTCAACGAGATCTTATATAAAACCCTTGCATCTGAAATTAACCGGGCGAAGACAAAACCGGGAAAATGCCTGGAGATTGAAGGGATTGAACATATTGACAAGGTCATTGACATCGATCAGTCCCCAATCGGGCGTACACCCAGATCAAATCCGGCGACCTATACCGGTGTATTCACCCATATCCGGGATTTGTTCTCTCAGCTGCCCGAGGCCAAGCTCAGAGGGTACAGCAAAGGAAGATTCAGCTTCAATGTAAAAGGTGGTCGATGCGAAGCCTGCAGCGGCGACGGTATCATTAAAATCGAGATGCATTTCCTGCCGGATGTCTATGTCCCTTGTGAAGTCTGCAAGGGAAAACGGTATAATCGTGAGACTCTGGAAGTAAAATACAAAGGGAAGAGTATCTTTGATGTTTTGGACATGAATGTTACCGAAGCACTGGAATTCTTTAAACATATCCCGCCGATACAGAGACAGCTGGAAACATTGGAAGAGGTGGGACTGGGCTATATCAAACTGGGACAGCCATCGACTCAGCTGTCGGGAGGCGAAGCTCAAAGAATCAAACTTGCCTCCGAGCTTTCCAAGCGGAGTACGGGAAAAACCATGTATATCCTAGACGAGCCTACCACAGGACTGCACTTTGCTGATGTGGACAAGCTGATTCAGGTGCTGAACCGCCTGGTAGACGCAGGAAATTCCGTTGTAGTCATCGAGCATAATCTGGATGTCATCAAGACTTCGGATCATATTATCGATCTGGGACCCGACGGCGGTGACCGGGGAGGCATGATCATTGGAGAAGGCAGTCCGGAAGATATCGCGCAGATCGAAAACTCTTACACTGGAGAATTTTTAAAAAAGGTTTTACGATAG